Proteins encoded together in one Plasmodium brasilianum strain Bolivian I chromosome 6, whole genome shotgun sequence window:
- a CDS encoding PDCD2 domain-containing protein encodes MYIGLLSHEIDNNFNLKNDSKFGGDPLWLCGKEPTGLNLKCSICKNSLTFLFQISTSYDEYVRVLYFFCCMNSTKCNVNKNSWVCIKGKKKVCDNSNNDIEEKEQKNKLKMLDMYQNESVKKDGVHNSIFFNDTDSNNCSTKEKGKQCVFNFTNENIKKEDVNIEYINSKEEKLIDWNSLFSKSSKDQKLNDSFLGNSIRESLNCINEKYKNGYSSMTSSNIINTYENFNNKYDKLINCSCKMDDNVHELNKHDDKLNPKIYEVTGSSAFKLPCYYICIVEDDEEYGKDYLYEKAKKMHETYEHNKHFMKDEEYIDKENDNIDDINNIEESFENDFNGCVKFYSYLSKNYNQILRYSYNGKFLYMYKSTKFHIKKKTMTCTHCKNKLVFELQLFSTFIYEIEKRLDEKKKNSLKNILNNFNVGNVIIFTCEKDCVIIDNMYLYEHVELEIF; translated from the coding sequence atgtatatcgGACTGTTGTCACATGAAATCGacaataattttaacttGAAAAATGATTCAAAATTCGGGGGTGATCCCCTGTGGTTATGTGGAAAAGAACCAACAGGTTTAAATTTGAAATGTTccatatgtaaaaatagtttaacatttttatttcaaatatcAACATCATATGACGAATACGTAAGAGtactgtattttttttgctgCATGAATAGTACGAAATGTAACGTGAATAAGAATAGTTGGGTATGTATTAAAGGGAAGAAAAAGGTATGTGACAACTCAAATAATGATATTGAAgaaaaagagcaaaaaaataaattgaagaTGTTGGACATGTATCAAAATGAGAGTGTAAAGAAAGATGGTGTTCATAactcaatattttttaacgacactgatagtaataattgtagtactaaggaaaaaggaaaacaatgtgtttttaatttcactaatgaaaatataaaaaaggaagacgtaaatatagaatatattaattctaaGGAAGAAAAACTAATTGATTGGAATTCcttattttcaaaaagtaGCAAAgatcaaaaattaaatgattcTTTCCTTGGTAATTCCATAAGGGAGAGCTTAAAttgtataaatgaaaaatacaaaaatggtTATAGTAGTATGACCAGcagtaatataataaatacctatgaaaattttaataataaatatgacaAGTTAATAAATTGCAGTTGTAAAATGGATGATAATGTAcatgaattaaataaacatgATGATAAATTGAATCCTAAAATTTATGAAGTTACCGGAAGCAGTGCATTTAAACTCCcctgttattatatatgcatagtGGAGGATGATGAAGAATATGGAAAggattatttatatgaaaaagcTAAAAAGATGCATGAAACGTATGAACATAATAAACACTTTATGAAAGATGAGGAATACATAGACAaggaaaatgataatatagatgatattaataatatagaagAAAGTTTTGAAAATGATTTTAATGGATGcgtaaaattttattcttatttaagcaaaaattataaccAAATATTAAGATATTCATACAATGGGAAATTTCTTTACATGTATAAGTCCACAAAGTTTcatataaagaagaaaacaatGACATGTACACActgcaaaaataaattggtATTTGAACTGCAACTGTTCTCAACCTTTATATATGAGATAGAAAAAAGACTTGatgagaaaaagaaaaattctttaaaaaatatcttaaataattttaacgtaggaaatgtaattatattcaCTTGTGAAAAAGACTGCGTCATTATTgataatatgtatttgtatgaGCATGTTGAGTTGGAAATTTTCTAG
- a CDS encoding topoisomerase I has translation MEIKENDHGDDDNTSDDDLLIDSIKKKQCCVNIFDQKPINEGSKNEDVISEKVIANNNNTTHVKKENDVVVQSVNKKEHIKDDVKKNPKEEHDVLQNEGVHTKTKSASHSSDETNKILSAVNKNEDDKNKELLKSNSKGSVKVKNQVSKVKKETNKKPKKVLKKSEENFEPINRWWEKIDVQTDLQWQYLEHRGIIFAPPYVKHNIPIFYKSTKIELNEKSEELATYWCSVIGSDYCTKEKFILNFFKTFISTLEKNNIIRQENENKVKKGDISNFKFIDFMPIKDHLAKLREDKLNRTKEEKEEEKKMRAEKELPYTYALVDWIREKISSNKAEPPGLFRGRGEHPKQGLLKKRIFPEDVVINISKDAPAPRLYGNMCGHNWGDTYHDNKVTWLAYYKDSINDQIKYTFLSAQSKFKGYKDLMKYENARKLKSCVHKIRDDYKNKMRNKSILDKQLGTAVYLIDFLALRVGGEKDIDEEADTVGCCSLRVEHVSFAHMVPIKNENVTNNGEKDNDKINRIPLPKNLDDILEVDCYITLDFLGKDSIRYFNTVKIDKQAYINMITFCKNKSKEEGVFDYINCSKLNEYLKEIMPTLSAKVFRTYNASITLDQQLKRIKEINGKSDDDLFLFDDSDIQKNKRRKLGNVSSPTSISSDISDSTQNEKSNPVEEDVINDSTSSNNKNILKENNAEDKNSPIEVDVSNVNDLINFFNNANREVAILCNHQRSIPKQHDTAMSKIKKQIEIFTEDIKEYKKYLQYLKRDNNSNNNNKKKNNNQNVDNKFTFVSKVVTLDGTLRPNKVKDNMKEESCKKKLTALIKKVELLKNQMKVRDDNKTIALGTSKINYMDPRITVAFCKRFEIPIEKIFNRSLRIKFPWAMFATKNFCF, from the coding sequence atggaaataaaagaGAATGATCATGGAGACGATGACAACACATCGGATGATGATCTATTAATTGACAgtattaagaaaaaacagTGTTGTGTTAACATATTTGACCAAAAACCAATAAACGAAGGTAGCAAAAATGAAGACGTCATATCTGAAAAGGTTATagcaaataataataatacaaccCATGTAAAGAAGGAAAATGATGTTGTTGTTCAAAGTGTGAATAAGAAAGAACATATAAAAGATGATGTAAAGAAAAATCCAAAAGAAGAACACGACGTTCTTCAAAATGAGGGTGTACATACTAAAACAAAAAGCGCATCTCATTCTAGTGatgaaacaaataaaattttgagcgcagtaaataaaaatgaagatgataaaaataaagagttATTAAAGAGCAATAGTAAAGGAAGTGTGAAGGTAAAAAATCAAGTTAgcaaagtaaaaaaagaaacaaataaaaaaccCAAAAAGGTACTTAAAAAATCGgaagaaaattttgaacCAATAAATAGATGGTGGGAAAAAATAGATGTCCAGACGGATCTACAATGGCAATATTTAGAACATAGAGGAATTATATTTGCGCCACCATatgtaaaacataatattccaattttttataaaagtactaaaatagaattaaatGAGAAATCAGAAGAATTAGCTACCTATTGGTGTAGTGTTATAGGTAGTGATTATTGCACAAAAGAAaagtttatattaaatttttttaaaacatttataagtactttagagaaaaataacattattagacaagaaaatgaaaataaggtaaaaaaaggagatatatcaaattttaaatttattgatTTTATGCCAATTAAAGATCATTTAGCTAAATTAAGAgaagataaattaaatagaacaaaagaagaaaaagaggaagaaaaaaaaatgagagcGGAAAAAGAATTACCGTATACCTATGCACTTGTTGACTGGATTCGAGAAAAAATTTCAAGTAATAAAGCAGAACCTCCAGGTCTATTCAGAGGAAGAGGAGAACATCCTAAACAgggtttattaaaaaaaagaatttttccAGAAGATGTAGTAATTAATATAAGTAAAGATGCACCTGCGCCTCGGCTTTATGGTAATATGTGTGGACATAACTGGGGAGATACTTATCATGATAATAAAGTAACATGGTTAGCATATTACAAAGATAGCATTAATGaccaaataaaatatacatttttatccGCACAATCTAAATTTAAAGGGTATAAagatttaatgaaatatgaaaatgcaAGAAAGTTAAAATCTTGTGTTCATAAAATTAGAGatgattataaaaacaaaatgagaaataaaagtattttgGATAAACAGTTAGGTACAGCTGTTTATTTAATAGATTTTTTAGCTTTAAGAGTTGGAGGAGAAAAGGATATAGACGAAGAAGCAGATACCGTAGGTTGTTGTAGTTTACGAGTAGAACATGTTAGTTTTGCTCATATGGTAcctattaaaaatgaaaacgtAACTAATAATGGCGAAAAggataatgataaaattaatagaatACCATTACCAAAAAATTTAGATGATATTTTGGAAGTAGATTGTTATATAACTCTGGATTTTTTAGGTAAAGATAGTATTCGCTATTTTAACACAGTAAAAATTGATAAGcaagcatatataaatatgatcacattttgtaaaaataaaagcaaagaAGAAGGAGTAtttgattatataaattgctcaaaattaaatgaatatttaaaagaaattatgcCAACATTATCAGCCAAGGTTTTTCGTACATATAATGCATCCATTACACTTGATCAgcaattaaaaagaataaaagaaattaatggGAAATCAGATGatgatttgtttttatttgatgATTCGGatatacagaaaaataagaGGAGAAAGTTAGGAAACGTAAGTTCTCCTACAAGTATCTCAAGTGATATTAGTGATTCAacgcaaaatgaaaaaagtaatCCTGTTGAAGAAGATGTAATAAATGATAGCACATcatctaataataaaaacatattaaagGAAAACAATGCAGAAGACAAGAATTCGCCCATAGAGGTAGATGTTTCGAATGTTAATGATCTTATTAACTTTTTCAATAATGCAAATAGGGAGGTTGCTATTTTGTGTAATCATCAAAGAAGTATTCCGAAACAACATGACACAGCAATgtcaaaaataaagaaacagATAGAAATTTTTACCGAagatataaaagaatataaaaaatatctgCAATACTTAAAAAGagataataatagtaataataataataagaagaaGAATAATAATCAAAATGTTGACAATAAATTTACCTTCGTTTCTAAGGTTGTCACGTTAGATGGAACCTTAAGACCGAACAAAGTGAAGGATAACATGAAAGAAGAATcttgtaaaaaaaaacttactGCTCTTATCAAAAAAGTagaacttttaaaaaatcaaatgaAAGTAAGAGatgataataaaacaattgCTTTAGGAACGtccaaaataaattacatggATCCAAGAATAACTGTTGCTTTTTGTAAAAGGTTTGAAATAccaatagaaaaaatatttaatagaaGTTTAAGGATTAAATTTCCATGGGCAATGTTTGCTACAAAAAATTTCtgcttttaa
- a CDS encoding peptidyl-prolyl cis-trans isomerase: MKFFKKENEEEMKEITTHNKKEEKDLNSSGDESSDGSFGPVPLEEIRGKGDKERDDEHDDNDNDIDKSEKALKNAEKESPLCMHSKKEENTSSHKRKIEGIRRNREKKKKINIEKIEETRKIKKIKKIKINNDIYLKNIPTNKNYEVSYMHTDVVTHILVSNKKKYIVTGSANGVIKFWYKNVGSIEFVKHFKIHSDEIICLFISEDEELLGSLSKDKTYKQFDISSFDMNIIIKLDFFPKTGEFVFSSLFSASVKVAISSNEKPCIYIYKPFESDICTQVINFSSRIIEIIRYNKMYNLCVLSDNSGLIDIVDVTNFKFPKYDHESSRYSTVTDSAVTTSSTAVSTAATTTATASTSAEMRKDRSDEKDTNISNKRYNLIKKLEFSFKSETDLYELCKYKTYALCINISLDGEFMAILSENYFLRIYKFKTMKLYRVYDESTEMYLTAQNDPLKKELHIDSLDFGKRLFIEKEIKKHIKSKNIKLDMITFDESNQYIIYSTFIGIKVVNFITNQLCYIIGKNETNLRYLSLSLYQKIIPVNKINNNIHESLYINENNISDCALFCTVYKKCRFYIFTKKLLNDHELDERDIYNEQPSKNDLNSFISAPLKNIENNTKIPKSAVIYTTMGEIYITFFHKECKKTVQNFSVHSINGYYNNCIFHRIIKHFMIQTGDPTGDGTGGESIWGNEFEDEFFDHLNHSKPFMVSMANCGPNTNGSQFFITTVPCPWLDFKHTVFGKVTQGTKVVLDIEKVRTDKKDKPLEDIKILNIKINH; this comes from the coding sequence ATgaaattctttaaaaaagaaaatgaggAGGAAATGAAGGAAATTACGACCcataacaaaaaagaagaaaaagatcTTAATTCTTCAGGTGATGAATCTAGTGATGGTAGTTTTGGTCCAGTGCCCTTAGAGGAAATCAGAGGCAAAGGCGACAAAGAAAGGGACGATGAACatgatgataatgataatgatattGATAAAAGTGAGAAAGCGTTAAAGAATGCGGAAAAGGAATCTCCTCTTTGTATGCATTCAAAAAAGGAAGAGAATACATCATcacataaaagaaaaattgaaggtataagaagaaatagagaaaaaaaaaaaaaaattaatattgaaaaaattgaagaaacacgaaaaataaaaaaaataaaaaaaataaaaataaacaatgaTATATACTTAAAGAATATCCcaactaataaaaattacgaaGTAAGTTACATGCACACGGATGTTGTAACACACATCCTTGtaagtaataaaaagaaatatatagttACGGGAAGTGCTAATGGAGTAATAAAATTCTGGTATAAAAATGTAGGATCCATCGAATTtgtaaaacattttaaaattcattcggatgaaattatttgtttgtttatttcaGAAGATGAAGAATTATTAGGAAGTTTATCAAAAGacaaaacatataaacaatttGATATTAGTAGCTTTGATatgaacataataataaaattggaTTTCTTCCCCAAAACTGGagaatttgttttttcatccCTTTTTTCTGCTTCGGTAAAAGTAGCTATATCATCAAATGAAAAAccgtgcatatatatttacaaaccGTTCGAAAGTGATATATGCACACaagtaataaattttagTTCTAGGATAATTGAAATAataagatataataaaatgtacaacCTTTGTGTGCTAAGCGATAATAGTGGACTTATTGATATAGTGGATgtaacaaattttaaattccCCAAGTACGATCATGAAAGTAGCAGATATAGCACTGTTACTGATAGTGCTGTTACTACTTCTAGTACTGCTGTTAGTACTGCTGCTACTACCACAGCTACTGCTTCAACAAGTGCTGAGATGAGAAAGGACAGAAGTGATGAAAAAGACACAAACATATCAAATAAAAGATACAAtctgataaaaaaattagaattttCCTTTAAAAGTGAAACTGATTTATACGAattgtgtaaatataaaacatatgcACTATGCATAAACATTAGTTTAGATGGGGAATTTATGGCAATTTTATCTGAAAACTATTTCTtacgaatatataaatttaaaactaTGAAGTTATATAGGGTATATGATGAAAGCACAGAAATGTATTTAACGGCTCAAAATGACcctttaaaaaaggaattacaTATTGATAGTTTAGATTTTGGAAAAAGGCTTTTTATtgagaaagaaataaaaaaacatataaaaagtaaaaatataaaattagatATGATTACTTTTGATGAATCAAatcaatatattatatattccaCTTTTATTGGTATAAAAGTTGTGAACTTTATAACTAATCAGTTATGTTACATAATTGGAAAAAACGAAACAAATTTACGATATTTGTCTCTTTCcttatatcaaaaaataatacccgttaacaaaattaataataatattcatgagtctttatatattaatgaaaataacatATCTGATTGTGCTTTATTTTGCACTGTATATAAAAAGTGTcggttttatatttttacaaaaaaattattaaatgatCATGAACTAGATGAaagagatatatataatgaacaaCCAAGCAAAAATGATTTAAACTCTTTTATATCAGCACCTTTAAAAAACATTGAAAATAACACGAAAATTCCGAAAAGTGCAGTCATCTATACTACTATGggagaaatatatattaccttTTTTCATAAAGAATGCAAGAAAACAGTGCAAAATTTTTCTGTTCATTCAATTAATggatattataataattgtatttttcatCGAATTATCAAACATTTTATGATTCAAACTGGTGACCCCACAGGTGATGGTACAGGGGGAGAAAGTATTTGGGGGAATGAATTTGAAGATGAATTTTTCGATCATCTCAATCACTCCAAACCCTTTATGGTATCAATGGCAAATTGTGGACCCAATACTAATGGTTCCCAGTTTTTTATCACTACTGTCCCCTGTCCCTGGCTTGATTTTAAACACACAGTTTTTGGTAAAGTAACTCAGGGAACTAAGGTTGTTTTGGATATAGAAAAAGTCCGTACTGATAAGAAGGACAAACCCCTAGAGGatatcaaaattttaaacataaaaattaaccaTTAA
- a CDS encoding stripes inner membrane complex protein: MSKIFSESHSHTKNNSDEKSRIEDDLISNTGSNSSSIKLNRKSVYSKNSNVQQLLARIAQEIDERKPSNVIHFIVDFLCKHYPKHLHGFEAVWNGDPDLEQERILVVEFFKHQKLPVEISVHFISAGFDTVETLCTLSTNSLDDVEKFNNIRWLPGHKIRLQQTFNDITNRVRNFKEQRDTLVKSLKQEFLSTSSLLNSIIVPKRVNPMLMPILPRATSPFNVSTRTGNYLTIGKTIPTSHIFKG; this comes from the exons atgtCCAAAATTTTTAGTGAGTCGCACTCCCATACGAAAAATAATTCCGATGAGAAATCAAGAATAGAAGATGACTTAATATCAAACACAGGAAGTAATTCAAGTTccattaaattaaataggAAAAGCGTTTATAGTAAAAATTCTAACGTTCAACAACTACTAGCAAGAATAGCTCAG GAAATTGATGAAAGAAAGCCGAGCAATGTAATACACTTTATTGttgattttttatgtaaacaCTACCCGAAGCATTTACATGGTTTTGAGGCTGTATGGAACGGAg ATCCTGACTTGGAACAAGAAAGAATACTGGTGGTTGAATTTTTCAAGCATCAAAAATTACCAGTAGAAATATCTGTCCATTTTATCAGTGCTGGATTTGACACAGTTGAAACTTTATGTACATTATCTACGAATTCCCTTGATGATgtagaaaaatttaataatattagatGGTTACCTGGACATAAAATTCGATTGCAACAAACCTTTAACGATATTACTAACAGAGTTAGAAATTTCAAAGAACAAAGAGATACGTTAGTAAAATCTCTGAAACAAGAATTCCTAAGTACATCATCTTTACTTAATTCTATTATAGTTCCAAAAAGAGTAAATCCTATGCTTATGCCAATTCTTCCGCGTGCAACTTCCCCATTTAATGTTTCTACTAGAACAGGCAATTATTTAACAATAGGTAAAACAATACCTACTTCCCATATTTTCAAAGGGTAA